From a single Cotesia glomerata isolate CgM1 linkage group LG6, MPM_Cglom_v2.3, whole genome shotgun sequence genomic region:
- the LOC123267191 gene encoding uncharacterized protein LOC123267191, with product MTLINHLDEVINHPRPITNNDRNREKILESFNKIYKWCKNLDNSTINHLGNVFKPQINWYDQVESLKAKVNNRDNKKEKEDAIFFDILELIETKFHSQFMDYLMDYDGCNPDTIDRFIGNILDNKNYQDMIDLINRFITLSSGVERNDIENIFGIIVAQLQRNSNTFVTCDDKPAFEQFHNFYERVLVTTTKAYIMFSLTFKFRQLILSNFNLFEREQHVVFEYFKISLKEITKSAKYYLETIDNPIYKSYKNCDPESWKEGENYIRVKNYVTHYEPSITWDVNNGMVNMTDADPEYECNTVRAYWDPKNPTGVVYSMACPYTFEHNSSKERFCPTANRDYVSPAHNHMSSACIGNKDNKLQKLCACGLSSDIWDSVNKLSLRPFVTDSTKNQVIVGVRFVVKNGIIALEIKQGTMVNGAVDQSTVFWKTSFDFADEPSDVVRLDYGMKAINLDTIELFERDVVTGIKFEVLSNNHITIKIRGSTIQKDDRVFALGHDEWHYPPAKSSEDDRYAFKLEDFKNPTESSLKNNELSRSGQNYVRLTVGVYSRLFNNFAVIPFIDSRAVVSSPPAPFGGLGLLYKGQPGYGGFIAFKYILSKYNLNVDERILYIN from the exons ATGACGTTAATTAATCACTTAGACGAAGTGATTAATCATCCACGACCAATCACAAACAACGACAGAAACCGCGAAAAAATATTGGAGtcgtttaataaaatttacaagtgGTGCAAAAATTTGGATAATTCGACGATTAACCATCTGGGTAATGTCTTCAAGCCGCAAATTAATTGGTATGATCAGGTGGAAAGCTTGAAAGCCAAAGTAAATAATAGGGATAATAAAAAGGAAAAAGAAGATGcgattttttttgatattttggaGCTTATTGAAACTAAATTTCATAGTCAATTTATGGACTATCTTATGGATTATGATGGATGCAATCCTGATACAATTGATCGGTTCATTGGAAATAttcttgataataaaaattatcaggaTATGATTGATTTGATTAATAGATTTATTACTTTGTCTTCTGGGGTTGAGAGGAatgatattgaaaatatttttggaattattgTCGCTCAACTGCAAAGAAAC tcAAATACATTTGTTACCTGCGATGACAAACCAGCGTTCGAAcaatttcacaatttttacGAACGAGTTTTAGTAACAACCACTAAAGCATACATAATGTTTagtttaacttttaaattccGTCAATTAATATTGTCAAATTTCA atttattcgAAAGAGAACAACATGTTGtttttgaatatttcaaaatttcacttaaaGAAATTACTAAGTCAGCTAAATACTATTTAGAAACAATTGACAATCCTATTTACAAATCATACAAAAATTGCGATCCTGAAAGCTGGAAAGAAg GTGAAAATTACATTCGAGTGAAAAATTATGTAACTCATTACGAACCATCAATTACATGGGATGTAAATAATGGTATGGTAAATATGACCGATGCTGACCCGGAATATGAATGCAATACTGTTCGCGCTTATTGGGACCCTAAAAATCCAACCGGAGTTGTTTACAGTATGGCGTGTCCTTAT ACTTTTGAACACAATTCTTCGAAAGAGAGATTCTGTCCCACCGCCAACAGAGACTACGTTTCACCGGCACACAATCACATGTCTTCAGCGTGTATTGGAAACAAAGACAACAAGCTTCAAAAGTTGTGCGCATGCGGACTATCTTCAGACATTTGGGACAGTGTTAATAAACTGAGTTTGAGGCCTTTTGTGACAGACAGCACGAAAAATCA agtAATCGTCGGAGTTAGGTTTGTTGTTAAAAACGGAATCATAGCCTTAGAAATAAAACAAGGAACAATGGTTAATGGCGCTGTTGATCAAAGTACAGTATTTTGGAAGACTAGTTTCGATTTCGCAGATGAACCGTCAGATGTCGTTAGACTTGATTACGGAATGAAGGCAATTAACCTCGATACAATTGAACTTTTCGAGAGGGATGTTGTTACAGGAATTAAATTTGAAGTGCTATCTAATAATCacattacaattaaaattcgtGGATCGACAATACAAAAAGATGACAGAGTTTTTGCGTTAGGTCATGATGAGTGGCACTATCCTCCCGCGAAGAGTTCCGAAGATGACAG GTATGCATTTAAATtggaagattttaaaaatccaaCTGAGTCATCGCTTAAAAACAACGAATTAAGCCGATCAGGACAGAATTACGTTCGACTAACTGTTGGAGTTTACTCTagattattcaataattttgcAGTAATCCCTTTTATCGACTCACGGGCTGTTGTTTCGTCTCCTCCGGCGCCGTTCGGAGGATTAGGTTTGTTATACAAAGGACAGCCAGGATACGGAGGATTTATAGcgtttaaatatattttgtctAAGTACAATCTTAATGTCGACGAAAGAATTCTTTATATTAattga